CCGCGTCAACGGATGCGGCCGGAATCGTGTGAGCAGACCGTCGCAAAGGAGCCGAGATGCCACGAGCCATCTGCCTGGGAGAGACCATGGCGATGCTGACCCCGGGCGGCAACGGGAATCTGGAGACCGCGGACACGCTGCATCTCGGGGTGGGCGGTGCGGAGTCGAATGTCGCGCTGGGCCTCGCGGCGATGGGGCTGGATACGGCCTGGATCAGCCGGGTCGGCGACGACGGCTTCGGACGGCGCATCCTGCGCGAACTCGAGCGGCACCGCGTGCGGACCGACGGCGTCCAGCTCGACCCCGAACGCCGCACGGGCCTCTACGTCAAGGTTCCCGGCGACGCCGGCACCGGCTCGGCGATGCTGTACTACCGCAGCGGCTCAGCGGCGTCGGCGATGGACCCGAGCCTGCTGGAGGATCCCGCCGTCGCGGCCCTGCTCGACGGCGCCGACCTCATCCACCTGAGCGGCATCACCGCCGCTCTCGGAGACTCGTGCCGCGACCTGCTGCTGGCCTTGCTCTCCCGGCCCCGCGACCGGCAGCTGATCAGCTTCGACGTCAACTGGCGCCCCGCCCTGTGGGAGGGCCGCGACCCGTCGGTCCTCCGCCGCCTGGCCAATCTGGCGGACATCGTCCTCATGGGCAAGGACGAGGCTCTGCTCGCCTTCGGCACCCAGGACGAACGGGAACTCAGGGCCCTCCTCCCCGACCCGGCGGTGCTGGTCCTCAAGAACGAGGCGATCAGCGCGATCGCCCTGGGGCACGACGGCGAACGCTGGGAAGTCCCGGCGCTCCACGTCGAGGTGGTGGAGCCGGTGGGTGCCGGCGACTCCTTCGCCGCCGGCTACCTGAGCGGCGTGGTGTCCGGACTGGAACAGCCACTGAGCCTGCGCCGCGGACATGTCGCCGCCGCCTGCACCCTCACGGTCCACGGCGACCGGGGGCCGCTTCCGGACGACGAGGATCTCGACCGCATCCTGCGCTGCCCCGAGGGCGAGTGGGACGCCATCACCGTGGCTCACGGCCGGTTCCTGGTGGGACAGTCATGAGCCAGAGTCTGGTGCGCGCGCTGGATCTGCTGTCCGCGCTGGCCGCCGGCCCCGCCACCCTCGACGAACTCGCGTCCACGGCCGACGTTCACAAGACCACCGTGATGCGACTGCTGCACAGCCTGGAGGACCGGAGGTTCGTGGTCCGGGACGCCCAGCAGCGCTACCGCCTCGGCTCGAAGCTTTTCGAACTCTCCAGCCTGGCCCTGGAGCAGCGGGACATCCGCAGTTCCGCCCACCCCTACTTGGCGAAGCTCAACGAGGCCACCGGGCACACCATCCACCTCGCCGCTCCCGAGGGGCAGGACATCGTCTACATCGACAAGCTCGAGTCCCGGCATCCGGTGCGCATGTACTCCCGGATCGGCCTGACCGCCGCGCTGCACGCCGCCGCGGTGTCCAAGGTGATCTTCGCGGACCTGCCCCTCGAGCAGCGGAAGACCCTGGCCGACAGCCTCGAGTACCGCCGGTACACGGACAACACCATCACGGGCCCGGACGCTTTCCTGCGCGAGCTGGAGCAGGTGGCGGGCCAGGGCTGGGCGCTCGACGGCGAAGAGTTCGAGGAGTTCGTGCACTGTGTCGCAGCGCCCATCCGGGATGCGAGCGGCCGGGTGGTCGCGGCCGTCTCCTGCTCGGTTCCCACCGTCATGCTCGACCGCGAAGGCCTCCTGGGCCTGCTGCCCGCACTCCGGGAATGCACCGACGCCGTGTCGGCCGAGCTCGGCTACACGAAGCGGTGACCACTCCACGGCCGGTCTGACCGGCCTCCACCAGCTCTTTCTTCCATCAGCACTTCCCTCAGCATCACATCAGATCAGCATCGAAAGGAATCACCATGAGCTCCAAGGAAATCGTCTTCACGGAGAACGCACCGGCACCGGCCCACACCTTCTCCCAGGGGGTGAAGAAGGGCGGCCTGTTCCAGGTCTCCGGCCAGGGCCCGATGGATCCCGAGACCAACCAGTACATCGGCGACGGCGATGTCCGCGTCCAGACCCGTCGCACCCTGGAGAACGTCAAGGCCATCCTCGAGGCCGGCGGCTCCTCCGTGGAGGACGTCGTGATGTTCCGCGTGTACCTGACCACCCGCGACGACTTCTCCGCCATGAACGAGGTCTACGGCGAGTTCATCCAGGAGAACGTCCCGAGCGGCCAGCTTCCCAGCCGCACCACCGTGTTCGTGGACCTGCCCCACGAGGTCATGCTGGTCGAGATCGACGCCCTCGCCGTCACGGCCTGAGCACGACGAACGCCGTCCGGCGCCTGATCCCTCAGGCGAACCGCCGGGCAGCACGAAGGCCCGGAGCGGACAACCGCTCCGGGCCTTCGGCATCCCCTGACGCGCGTCAGCGCTGGATCGTTCAGCCGCGGGTCCTCAGCCCTCGGCCGCCCGGCGTTCCAGCAGCGCGCGGGTGCGGAACGGCATGGTCGCCTCGAGCGACACCGCCGTGCTCGACCGGACGACTCCCGGCACCGCGACCATCGCCTGCGTGACCCGGTTCAGATCCGAGGTGTCCCGCGCCACCACCTTGACCAGGAAGTCCGCGTCGCCGGTCGTCTTGTGGATCTCCACCACCTCGGGGATCTCCTGGACGCTCCGCACCGCCGTCGCGCTGTCCGCCTGAGCGATCGCGAGGGAGACGAAGGCGACCAGACCGTAGCCGAGGGCGGACGGCGGCACCCGCTGGGTGAAGCCGAGCAGGAGCCCCTGGCGGTTCATCCGCTGCACCCGGGCGTGCACCGTATTGCGGGAAACCCCCACCAGCTGAGCGAGCCGCAGCACGGAAGCACCCGGCTCCTCGTCCTGGGCGAGCAGGATGCGGGCGTCGAGCGCGTCCAGTCCGTGAGGGTCATTCATCGTGGATCACTCCTTCTCTTGTCAGAATTGCAGGTGTTTCGGTTATTTTCTAGGCATCCATCCCAGCAAAAGGGACCGAGCTTGCGCGGATGTCCCAGCGTTCCGAGAATTCTCTCATGACCATCATGCAGGCCCGTCGTCCGCAGGACGTCTCTCCAGCCCGTCCGGACTCCCCCGTCACTCCATCCGACGCGACTCCTTCCCTCATTCCGGAGACCACCCGGCACGGACTGGCCGAGGACCTGCTCGGGCTCATCACGGGAACCTTCATCGCCTCCCTCGGTCTGTACCTCCTGCACAGCAGCGGGACGGTGACCGGTGGGACGGCGGGGCTGTCGCTCCTGCTCAGCTACGCTGTCGGCGCCCCGTTCGGCGTGGTCTTCCTGATCGTCAACGCCCCGTTCTTCGCCCTCGCGGCCTGGAAGAAGGGCTGGAACTTCACCCTCCGGACCATCGTGTGCGCCCTCGCCGTCTCGGCGCTCACCTCCCTGCACCCCCTGGCCCTCGGCGAGATCCACTTGAACCCCGTCTACGGAGCACTGGCCGGCAATCTGCTCTCCGGCGTCGGGCTGCTCATCCTGTTCCGGCACAAGGCCAGCCTGGGCGGATTCAACATCCTGGCGCTGCTCATCCAGGAGCGCATCGGCTGGCGGGCCGGTTACGTGCTCATGGTGGCCGACATCCTCGTGATCCTCGGTGCCCTCACCGTGGTCCCCTGGAACCTGGTCCTGCTGTCGGCCGCCGGCGCGATCGTCCTGAACATCATCCTGGCGTTCAACCACCGCCCGGGCCGCTACACGGGGATCTGAGCGCCGTCGTCGTCGGGGCGGTCGGTTCGAAGCAGCTTCAGCCCAC
Above is a window of Arthrobacter sp. Y-9 DNA encoding:
- a CDS encoding sugar kinase, yielding MPRAICLGETMAMLTPGGNGNLETADTLHLGVGGAESNVALGLAAMGLDTAWISRVGDDGFGRRILRELERHRVRTDGVQLDPERRTGLYVKVPGDAGTGSAMLYYRSGSAASAMDPSLLEDPAVAALLDGADLIHLSGITAALGDSCRDLLLALLSRPRDRQLISFDVNWRPALWEGRDPSVLRRLANLADIVLMGKDEALLAFGTQDERELRALLPDPAVLVLKNEAISAIALGHDGERWEVPALHVEVVEPVGAGDSFAAGYLSGVVSGLEQPLSLRRGHVAAACTLTVHGDRGPLPDDEDLDRILRCPEGEWDAITVAHGRFLVGQS
- a CDS encoding IclR family transcriptional regulator, with translation MSQSLVRALDLLSALAAGPATLDELASTADVHKTTVMRLLHSLEDRRFVVRDAQQRYRLGSKLFELSSLALEQRDIRSSAHPYLAKLNEATGHTIHLAAPEGQDIVYIDKLESRHPVRMYSRIGLTAALHAAAVSKVIFADLPLEQRKTLADSLEYRRYTDNTITGPDAFLRELEQVAGQGWALDGEEFEEFVHCVAAPIRDASGRVVAAVSCSVPTVMLDREGLLGLLPALRECTDAVSAELGYTKR
- a CDS encoding Rid family detoxifying hydrolase, which translates into the protein MSSKEIVFTENAPAPAHTFSQGVKKGGLFQVSGQGPMDPETNQYIGDGDVRVQTRRTLENVKAILEAGGSSVEDVVMFRVYLTTRDDFSAMNEVYGEFIQENVPSGQLPSRTTVFVDLPHEVMLVEIDALAVTA
- a CDS encoding Lrp/AsnC family transcriptional regulator, with the protein product MNDPHGLDALDARILLAQDEEPGASVLRLAQLVGVSRNTVHARVQRMNRQGLLLGFTQRVPPSALGYGLVAFVSLAIAQADSATAVRSVQEIPEVVEIHKTTGDADFLVKVVARDTSDLNRVTQAMVAVPGVVRSSTAVSLEATMPFRTRALLERRAAEG
- a CDS encoding YitT family protein: MTIMQARRPQDVSPARPDSPVTPSDATPSLIPETTRHGLAEDLLGLITGTFIASLGLYLLHSSGTVTGGTAGLSLLLSYAVGAPFGVVFLIVNAPFFALAAWKKGWNFTLRTIVCALAVSALTSLHPLALGEIHLNPVYGALAGNLLSGVGLLILFRHKASLGGFNILALLIQERIGWRAGYVLMVADILVILGALTVVPWNLVLLSAAGAIVLNIILAFNHRPGRYTGI